DNA from Raphanus sativus cultivar WK10039 unplaced genomic scaffold, ASM80110v3 Scaffold3453, whole genome shotgun sequence:
TTTGATTCATGCAGTTCTTGATGGGGACCTTCACAATCAGAAAGAGATCACAAAACAAGACACAACTCCTATCGCTGTCGTGGTTCCAGGGTTAACTAGTGATTCTTCTTCTGCCGTAAGTCTTTTTTTCTCTAGGACTGTGCTTTATACAAATTAAGTTATAATATGACTTGCATTGATGATCCTGCAGTACCTAAAGCATCTTGCCTACAACACTGCAAAATCAGGTTGGAATGTTGTTATTAGCAATCACAGAGGACTCGGTGGTGTTTCTGTTACTGTGAGTTCTCTagcttgtgtttttttttgtttcaaatgtatacatgttcttttttttaatatattgtgAATGCTTGCAGTCAGATCGCTTCTACAATGCTGGATGGACAGAGGATATACGGGTAGTTATTCGTTATCTTCAACAGGAGTACCCATTGGCTCCTCTCTTTGCTATTGGAACTAGCATTGGTGCTAATATTCTGGTACTCAATCTGGAATACAAATTTTAGTTTCCTATGTATGTTTCTAGTACTATTCTTCGTTTTGAGTTACGTCGAAAGTGCTATGATTTTTCCTGTCTTTTATATTGTTGAGTTGGCGGCAACCTAGGCTACATTCAAACAGAGAAGTTAATGAACCTAAAAGAGTAGCTTGCCTTATTTTAGGTTTTTGAATACAATGGTATGTACGACAAGGTTCATCTAATAAACCTGAATGTTCCAGGTTAAATACCTTGGGGAAGAGGGTGAGAAGACTCCTCTTAGGGGCGCTGTAGCTATTTGTTCTCCATGGGACCTCTTGGTGAgatattttatattgatttcAACATCGCCGTGGGTCTTCACTTGTCTCTAATAGCACATTGTGCttccttttccttttcctttgCCTCCATCCAATAAGATTGGTGACAGGTTTATCTGCCGGACATTCAAACAAAAGTTGTACGACAGAGCTCTCACCATCGGACTTCAAGGTTATGCAAAATTGTATGTCCACCTATTTTGTCAACTTTTTAAGTTTGTAATATGGGTTGAGGGAAGAAATTTCAGATAAATATCAAGATTTCAGTTATAACTCTAGTTTCATTTGCAGGCATGAACCTCAGTATTCACGGCTTGCTAATTGGGAAGGCATAAAAAAGGTTAGTAGTGCAACCATAGATCCATAAACTATACAGAGTCTTCTTCTTGGTAGATATGCACCCAAAGAAGCAGCGTTTTTCAGAATATATGTAACTGAAACTTGCATTTTCTTTCGCGTCTAACATTGTCTGTTGTTTGTTTCGCAACTTCATTGCTTCATCAGTCACGTTCCATCCGAGATTTTGACAATCATGCTACCTGTCATGTTGGGAAATTTGAGGTTATTTTAACTTATGATGTTAGTTTTTCTCCAGTATTGATGTTCTTCATAATATTAAGTGCACCTTAACGCAGACTGTGGATACGTATTACCGAAAATCTAGCAGTACCCAATACGTAGGAAACGTGGCGGTGCCACTACTATGTATCAGTGCTCTAGATGATCCGTTATGTACAAAGGAAGCTATTCCTTGGGAGGAATGCCGGTAAAATAATAGTTTGTGTATCTCTTGAAATCTTCAATCCTATTACAGATACAGTATTGACATGAAGTTACTTTGGAAAAGGGCAAACAAAAACATTGTCTTGGCGACAACAAATCACGGGGGACATCTAGCGTTCTTCGAAGGACTAACTGCATCTAGCTTGTGGTCGGTATCTCTCTGAGATTCATTCTTACAAATTGTAAGAACAGGTTAATGcttcttgtgtttttttataGGTGGGTTAGGGCCACCAATGAGTTTCTTGGCGCCCTTAGCTGCAGTCGTCATATGCATGTACAGAAAGTAAGTTTCTCTCTGTTGGAATAGCAATTCTAGATTACACAACCGTCCAGTCTATTCTTTATTTCTTAAGATTATCAAACAGAAAGTCACCAATTAAATTTTGTGCAGGTTCAAGAGAGTAGAAGCTCAGAATCAGGGAAGCAAGAGGAGCCTTCGATAAACCAAGGCCCGTACCTAAATACTGGAGAAGACGGGTTGGTGGCAGCAGTCAAGTACGAACAAAACACCAATTCCACTGCGTCATCATCAGAAGAAGCAACGCAACTATTGAACCAGACCGGACCGCAGCATAAGGACACTGTAACAAGAAGCTTTAACAAGCTGTGCCGGCAGACAAAAGGATCCGTATGGTTGATTGGTTACATAGGCGTTGTAACGAGGCAATTCCTATGATACCCTCATATCTCATAATCCAATCTCCCAAGGACACActctattttcttttattaatcgatttatttttaataccaaAAATTAGATGTTTACCAATTTACCCTGGACTCATTTAACCTAATCTAAAAACAGAAGTTGCCGACActttgtttcttattttctttctctcttcttttcttccttctcctctctctcttctctgcgatttttctcttctctcttttctttcttttttgtcttctttttcaTAGATCTGAATGTCAAAAGATGAATCGCATTCACGGTGCCTCAGTCTGATGTAACATCGACGGAGCTTGTATCCATGGCGGCTCAACCGGCAAAAATGATGAAGAAGGTCACGAAATTAGAGAAAAAAGATTGAAAATCTGGGTTTCAATTTACGATTCTTCTTATTCTGTATTTTTGATTTAAGATTCCTATTGTTGTTCTGGATCTAGGGATTCCGAGTTATTAAATCGAATTCTGGATTTTATCTGTTTTTATGCATTCTTATTGTTCTGATTTATGATTCTTATTGTTCTCATTCTCCTTTGCTAAGtatatttagtgtttttattCATTTCATTTTCAGATCCAGATTTAGTACAATTTGGTATTACATAGTAATACGTAGTATAACCGGTAGAACATAGGAGAACTTAGTATAACTAACTCATCGTGGTACTTAGTAGTATTCAATATTACTCGGTATTACCTGTATAACTATCTAGAACTTAGTATAACTACACTTAATAATACTCAGTAGAACTTACTTAGTAATACTCAGTAGAACTGCACTTAGTAATACTTAGTAGAATTTGGTATAACTGCACTTAGTAATATTCAGTAGAACTAAACATCAGTATTACCCAGTATAACTTGGTATAACTGCATTCAGTAATATTCAGTAGAACTAAACATCAGTACTACCCCGTACGAAATAACTCAGTacaactaaataaaattataccatataatatagtatttgaaatttgaaatttaaaatcgcaaaaaaattgaaaatttgaaaatttgaaaatttgaaatttgaattttcttaattaaaaaaaaagaaatttgaaaatcGAAAAGGGCAAAATCGGGTTTCTATGTTTCATTAAAACAAAAAGGGTATAGGAGATTTGAGAGGCACATAGAAGATTGCGTCATCACAGATAGGGGCACTGGAAAAGTTGGCTCCGTTGTAACAGGTTTCCCCTTAGTTGGGATGCTCATAAACTACCTCTTCCGTAAGAAGCAAAAACCTACAACGTCCAACTTCTGAAGTTATTTCTTTTCTCCACTCAAATTGTTTCATTCATAGATTCTTTCTATGTCTCGTAATTGTTAGTTATTGATATGCTAGTAACAATATCCTGCACCCTCATTTTCTTGCATATGTACCCAGAGGAAAAGGAGGGCTTGGAAAATCTGTGTAGAAGAAGACTCCTTATaattatatcataaatatatatttattagactccttataatttatcataaatatatatttattaatttctttggcttgtcaatttttaattttaaatcatgttaaatttaaattatataaatattttttatttttgttatatttatggTTAcgattatcttaatatatataaatatatatttaaaattttataaattgtagggttttttaaaacatattaaaataataaattaatttttaaaaaaaaatttataacagGAGTATATTTTCTTGTCCAAACAAAgtcatattttattaagttaatGGTGCTTCACGTTGTCCGTGATATTAGTAATATTGTGATCTAATGGTAAGGACAGATCGTTTTCTACATCAAGGTTGCGAGTTCCAACCTTGGTAGAAAGAACTACTTCACGATGTCTTTGAACATCCACACGAATATGAACCCTTATTTTCGGTCCATTTGCAAATCCAGTTTGCAAGCCTGCCGTGGATcgcaagaaataaaaataaatttatggtttttttttctcataccagttaataaatcaaatcataattcAAACACTTAATTAACAGTTAGATTAGAGTTCATTGGCTGATGCTGATTTTATCTATGTAATAGGTGTGGTGATGTGGAGGGACCTGAAGTTGAATATCCCACATCTCTACATCAAGTTAGCAATGAATTTTGAGAATCTTCGAAGGTACATGTGGGGTGGGGTCTTCACTTCTTTGATTTCCTGCTGGGTTCTATTGATAAAACAAGGAACAAACTAGAGCAGCAGGACGGGTATC
Protein-coding regions in this window:
- the LOC108819149 gene encoding uncharacterized protein LOC108819149, whose protein sequence is MDDPILYPYDLLFRALALIPIRHYLYALFTLWTVFFYNFLEFHFIGDTFLHYFKCPRVNLIFHPDSPLYHGLVSRCRILHGRYVATPWLASPHLQTCFLNFNGLPPVFTYTRQLFRASDGGTIALDWLTNSHVLDGDLHNQKEITKQDTTPIAVVVPGLTSDSSSAYLKHLAYNTAKSGWNVVISNHRGLGGVSVTSDRFYNAGWTEDIRVVIRYLQQEYPLAPLFAIGTSIGANILVKYLGEEGEKTPLRGAVAICSPWDLLIGDRFICRTFKQKLYDRALTIGLQGYAKLHEPQYSRLANWEGIKKSRSIRDFDNHATCHVGKFETVDTYYRKSSSTQYVGNVAVPLLCISALDDPLCTKEAIPWEECRANKNIVLATTNHGGHLAFFEGLTASSLWWVRATNEFLGALSCSRHMHVQKVQESRSSESGKQEEPSINQGPYLNTGEDGLVAAVKYEQNTNSTASSSEEATQLLNQTGPQHKDTVTRSFNKLCRQTKGSVWLIGYIGVVTSFPLVGMLINYLFRKKQKPTTSNF